The genomic stretch AATAGTCAAACGTGTTATCCATCGCGTGGAAGTCAATCGTTTAATTAATCAAGGCTTAAGCATTTCCTTATTCGCCAGTTTATTAGCAATTTGTTTGAGTTTTATTTTTCCCAACCAACTTATAGGGTTGGTCATTTGCTTAATGATTTTCTGTTTTGGTACCGCACTTTCCGGCCCATTACAACGACTCTGTATCGAAGCGAGCCCTGAGCAACCCATGGGTGCGCGCATGGCCGTGTATGCAACTTCGATTAGTTTATTTTGCAGCTTAGCCAGTTTTTTATTTAGTTTTACCTACACCGGTAGCTTACTCTGGTTTGCTAGCTTACTGTTTATACTCGCTAGTCTCGCCAGTCTCGTACGCTGGTTGAGCTTAAAATATTTTTTTAGCGTTTAATAGTTTTTTAAGCTTGATGATATAGAATTAAAAATGATAATTATTTATCATAACCTAATTTCTATAAATATCTAAATAATAAAACGAGGTGAGCATGCCAGTTTCTCTATTTAACCGTGATGAAAACACCATAGATACACGTTTACTTTGTCCGGAAAGTCGTGAATATTTAACAGATTTAAATGGTTTTTCACTACCTGATAATCTAGATTTGGAAGACCTTTGTTTTCAAATCAATGAAAATGGCAACGAAGAACCTTATCAGGATAAACCACAAAGAAAGAGGCAAATTCTAGACAATTTACTTATGTTCGAGAATAATCATAAGGACAGCTGTGAATCGCTTCATCAACAAGCTCAAAGCAAAGCAAAGAAACTGCGTCTCTGGACTATCGGTGTGACCTTACTCACTATAGTGTTACTTGCCGTTGCAACTGCATCAATCCTATTTGTTCCAGCTGTGGCTGCGTTTACCCTACCATTATTTGCTGTTATATCTACTGCTATTGGAAGCTGGTCGCCTTTATTATTGCTTACATCACTGTTACCAAGCTTAGCTGTACTCATACCTAGCTTAATATCAGCAAAAGCAGAACATAAAAGCCAAATAAAACTTGATGCAAGCGGAAACGTATCTCAGGAAATAAAAAATATCAAGGCTGATATCGAAGTTAAAGCAGCAATTGCTGAGTTTTCAATTTCCTCATCCCAGATAAAAACTCTTGAAAGAAGTTCATCCGAGACAATATCTGAAAAAAGAAACCTCGGTCAAGGATCTGGCTCTAGCTTTTTTAGATCATTACCCTCAGTAAGATCTAGTGATCAAGCCATTGAATGTGATCTTATTAATTTACACTCCGCTTCTCTTTGATCTACACCCCGTTGAGGCTGAAGTGCTGTTAGCATTTCAGCTTTGTCCTGCGAGCGCGTAAAATATTCATCGTCATTGCGAGCACTGAAGAATATTGATCGTCATTGCGAGCGCGAAGCGCGCGGCAATCCATGGATGGCCACGGCCTCACTCGCGTTTCGGCCTCGCCATGACGAACTGAGCTAAGTTTACCTTAAGCTTAGGTCAGTACCATGGGATAAGCCCATAAGTTGAGACGAGGTCATTATGCCGATAGTTACTGAACTAGGAATAGTTACCGAAGAACTTTGCCCAGACAATAAAAAGTATTTAAGTCGTTTATTAGTTGGCAAGACGGGAATCGATTCTAGTTGCATTACTTGGGACCTGCTGCTAACTGAACAACTTACTTTGGATGCTTTTGTAGAAACAGGCACAGAAAATTTAGATCAACTCATGGAATCAAGAGCTGAGTGGAATCGATTACTAAAGGAAAATCAATTAAAACTCGCTATCGAAAATAAATTAGCTGAAATCGAAACTCACTATCTTTCAGAAAGGCTAAAGCCTTATGATCCTGAAGTCAGGAAGCAACAAGAGGATTCACGCCACAAAAAACGCGCTTTAGTTTCTATCGCCATTATTATCGGTCTCGCTATTGGCTTCCCTTTCGCTTTACCGCTATTAGCTGGAGCAGCTACTTTAGTTGGAGTAACAAGCCTAGCAATAGGAGCTACCTTATTATTCTGTTCTGTCATCCCTGCTTTTGTCGGCGAAAGACTTATTGATCCAGAGTGGATTGCAGAATATTCTCATGAAAAAAACAAATGGCAGGAAAAAATCTTAGAAATAACGACTAAACCAGAAGCTATTATAGAAAAAGCGGAAGAACCTATCAGTAACAAACAAATATCTCATGTCAAGCAAAGACAACCATTAAGGGTTGAAGCGGCTACACAAACAATACCCGATGATTATTATATCGATAACTCCATACGCTTTGGTTTTTTTAATACAGTAGAAAAATTAAAAGCCGAAAATATATTATATGATCATGAACAAAGGACTTTTGTTCCTACATGTATAACCAGCTAGCCGGCACAGTCAAAAATAAAAGTAGCTCGTCAGTGAGGCCGTGGCAATCCATGGATTGCCACGCACCTTCGGTGCTCGCAATGACGATGAATACTTTTTACTATAGATCTTTTTGATTCAGTTTGGCAGCGTTGCTTAAAGCAACGCTCGGCGTATGGATAAGTTTATTGGTTAAACGATAAGCTAATTGTTTGATAACCTCGTCTTGTTCATGGCCTTTTGCTAACAACGCTAAGGCTTTTTTAACTTCTGCATCACGGAATTGTTCGGCCTGCTGACGATAAGAACAAATGATCGGTGCAGCGGCTGCAATTTTTAATTGTTGCAGATAATGTTGCACCTTTTCTTCTATCAGACTTTCTGCTTTCACAGCCGCCGCTTTTCGACCTTGTTGATTTTTCTGGATCAAGCTATGCAAATCATCCAGCGTATAAAGGTAAACATCTTCCAACTCATTTACACTGGATTCGATATCCCTAGGCATACCGAGATCGGCGATAAATAAAGGTCGACGTTTGCGTTCTTTTAAGGCTTGTTCCAACATCAGCTTTCTAATGAGTGGTACATCACTACTCGTCGCGGCAATAATGATATCGGCCTTGGCTAAAAAATAAGGAATTGCATTTAAGCATATCGCCTGACCGCCGATAGTTTTGCCTAGTTTTTCGGCTGATTGCGGCGTACGATTGGCAATCCAGAAATGACGAACGCCTTGCGCAAACAAATGTTTAGCGACTAAAGCAACGGTCTCGCCCGCCCCCACTAACAAAACCTGTGTATCGGCTAAACGAGCAAAGATCTGTTTGGCACAAGTCACCATGGCGAATGCTAGAGAGACAGGATGGGCGGTAATATCGGTGGCACAACGTACTTGTTTGCTGACAGAAAACACATATTGAAATAAACGATTAAAATGCGCACCCACACTGCCTAAGGAATAGGCAAGAGAATAAGCCGATTTTATCTGACCTAAGATTTGTGGTTCACCTAAAATTTTAGAGTCTAAACCGCTGGCTAAACGCATTAAATGACGTAAAGCCTGTTCTTGCTGATAGACATACCAATGTGACTTGAGGCACTCTTGCGGAAGTTTTTTATGTCGATACAACCAGTTCATGGTAGTTTGCGCATCGCCATTGATACAATAAAACTCAGTACGATGACACGTCGATAGAATCACCGCTTCTTCAGTTTGTGTGTCCTGCAACAGTTCGCGCAACGAACTTGCCAAATAATCTTTATTGAAACTAAGCTGCTCCCTGATCGCGAGATCAGCTGTTTCATGATTAATTCCACAGGCAAGCAATTTCATAAAATTTTATATTGCGCTCCCCACCAGACTCGCCCATTCTTGTTGATGACGAATATCGATTATTTTAAATCCTGCGGCACTATAAGCTTGCTGCACCGCATCAATTTGTTCATTTAAAATCCCTGCTAATACACAATAGCCTGTTGGTTTAACTAAGGATCTAAAATAAGTGGCTAAATCAATCAATGGTTGCGCCAAAATATTAGCCAGCACAATATCAACCGGTTCTTGCAACTGAAAATCTGTTGGAAAAAAAATCTTTAGTTGTTCTGTCGATATGTCATTTTGTTCGGCATTCATTCTGGTTGCAGCTAATGCTTGTGGATCATGATCCACTGCCATAAGCTGTTTTGCGCCACATTTTATTGCAGCTATTGCCAAAATACCGGAGCCGCAACCATAATCAATGACGGTTTTTTCTTGCAGTGGATGGGTATCTAACCATTCTAAACATAAGGCCGTACTAGGATGTGTACCGGTACCAAACGCTAACCCTGGATCTAAACGTATATTCACAGCGGTTTTCACCGGCGGCTCATAAGTGCTAGGACAAATCCACAGCTTTTTTCCAAAGCGCATCGGTTTAAAATCTTGCAACCATTGTCGTTCCCAAGCTTGATTGGCTAATATTTCGCTATGACTGGCGAAAATAATTTTTTCATCAAATGCTTGATGTAAAGCATCCATCAACGTAGACAACGAAGTATGTTCGTGAAATACAGCACTGATTTTAACCTGCTCCCAAAGCGGAGTGCTATTTAGCGGAGGCTCATATAAACTTTGTTCATCTATTGCTTGCCAGGTAATCGATAAAGCGGAGGCGTTTTCTAAAAAATCACTTACCGCTTCGGTATACTCGCGCAATGTATTCAGATGTAATTGCAAACAAGCAGTCATAGCATTACAACGCTAAACGTTGCTCAAGATAATGAATATTCGTTCCACCTTTAATAAAATTGGCATCACGTACTAAGGCTTGATGCATCGCAATATTCGTCTGTATACCTTCGATCACAATTTCATCTAAGGCATTGCGTAATCGCGCGAGTGCAATTTCGCGTGTCTCACCATAAGCAATTAATTTACCTATCAAGGAATCATAATAAGGAGGAACACAATATCCGGTATATATCGGCGTATCGACACGGATCCCCGGCCCCCCCGGAGCGTGATATAAGGTAATCGTTCCGGGAGATGGCATAAACGTTTTCGGATCTTCGGCATTGATACGACACTCAATGGCATGACCCCGTATTTTTATTTGCTTTTGCTTATAATTTAATTTTTCACCGGATGCGATATGCAACTGCTCGACCACTAAATCAACGCCGGTAATCATTTCAGTAATGGGATGTTCGACTTGGATACGTGTATTCATTTCGATGAAATAAAAATGTCCATCTTCATATAGAAACTCAAATGTACCTGCACCACGATAATTCATATCACGACAAGCTTTTACACATAATTCACCCATGTGATGACGTTGTTTTTCAGTAATTCCAACTGCAGGTGCTTCTTCAATCACTTTTTGATGACGGCGTTGCATAGAACAATCACGTTCACCTAAGTGAATAGCATGACCTTGTCCATCACCTAACACTTGGATTTCGATATGTCTGGGATTGGTTAAAAATTTTTCCAGATAAACACTCGCATTTTTAAAATTAGCTTGTGCTTCGGCACGTGTAATCGCAATCGCATTTAACAACGCTGCTTCACTATGCACTACGCGTATCCCTCGCCCACCACCACCACCGGCCGCTTTAATCAAAACTGGATAACCAATTTTTTGCGCAATTTTTAGATTTTTTTTATCATCATTATCTAATTCACCTTCAGAACCCGGCACGCAAGGAATTTTAGCTTTACGCATCGCAGCAATTGCCGATACTTTATCGCCCATCAGGCGTATGGTCTCAGGTTCAGGTCCGATAAAAACAAAACCACTTTGTTGTACACGCTCAGCAAAATCTGCATTTTCAGAAAGAAAACCATAGCCTGGATGTATGCCCATCGCATCAGTAATTTCAGCGGCGCTAATAATAGCGGGAATATTTAAATAACTAGCCGTTGCAGGGGGAGGACCAATGCATACCGTTTCATCGGCTAATTTCACATGCTTTAAATTAACGTCGGCAGTAGAATGCAAGGCAACCGTTTGTATGCCTAATTCTTTACAGGCACGTAAAATACGTAAAGCAATTTCGCCACGATTTGCAATAACGACTTTATTTAGCATTATTTTTACCTATCAATTTTTCTAGCTCTACATCAAGCGGGTAAAACATTAATCGTCATTGCGAGCGCGTAAAATGTTAATCGTCATTGCGAGCACCGCAGGTGCGTGGCAATCCAACTGGATGGCCACGCTCACTTCGTGAGCTCGCCATGACGGATAGTTGGTTTTTGTCATTGCGAGCACCGAAGGTGCGTGGCAATCTACCCATTCGCTCACCATGACGTGTTTTTTATACTATTCAATGATGAATAAGGGTTGATTGTATTCTACCGGCATACCATTTTCTACCAATCTCGCTTTAATCACGCCTGCTTTATCTGCTTCAATCTGATTCATCATTTTCATGGCTTCAACGATGCACAATACTTCACCTAATTTAACGATCTGTCCTAAGTTTACAAAAGGAGCAGCATCTGGATTAGGCGCCAAGTAAACGGTACCCACCATCGGAGAACGCACCTTATGACCGCTTACTTCAGCTTCTGCAGAAATCGATTGAGGTGGCATAATCCCACTCGAAGGACTAGGCTGTAAGAGTGTTGTTCGAGCAGGTGAAGACTCACGCTTAATGCGTATCGATTGGTCCCCTTCAGAAAATTCAATTTCAGTCAAACCATGCTCATTTAGGAGTTTAATAAGCTGATTAATTTTTTCCGAATCCATAAAAAACGGCCTCTTTTTCAAACAACAATATGCTGCATATTGGAGCATATCCTAGCTAACTTTGCTAGTCTTTATATACTTATGTTTGCTAAGCTGAGACTGCTGTAGTATTGAGAATCGCATTATGCAAAACCTAGGTTTGAAAAACCCGAATGGCGCTCACAAGTTGACCTTGTCAGAGATTAGTTGTACACAATTGCTTGGCGTTGGTCCAAAAATTAGTAATTATCTCAGCAAATGTGGAATACTTAGCTTACAAGATCTGCTGCTACATTTACCCTTACGTTATGAAAATAGAACGCAACTCACCGCAATCAAAGATGCTCGCTGTGGAACTCCTGCACTGATTTCAGGCGTTATACATCACGATTTACATGCGGTTAAAAGCAAAAAAAGCTTTTCTTGCAAACTCAGCGACGAAACCGGTAGTATCAAGCTACGATTTTTTCATTTCAAACCTAAACAATTTCATCAATTTAAAGAAGGACTGCGTCTACTTTGCTTTGGTGAAGTTCGTGCCAAAAAAAATAGATTTTTTGAATGTGAAATGCTCCATCCAGATTATGAATTCTTGCGCAATAATAATCCGCTTATTTTACCCCGTTATCTAACTGGTATTTATCCCAGCACACCCGGCATGTCACAACGACTGTGGCATAAACTGATCGCCCAAGTATTTCATTTATTATTCACGCATGCTGAAACTAAACTCATTAAAAAACAACAACATTATTTTCCCGAATATTTACCTGAAGATTTATTAAAACGGATAAAATTTCCTTCGCTTTTGGAAGCTTTATATTACATCCATCGCCCTCCTGCTGATGCCCCCTTAGAAGAGTTAGCCAGTGGCCGACATATCACTCAACAACGTTTAGCTTTAGAGGAATTACTGGCCCATTCGCTCAGCGTACAACAAATGAAAAGAAAACGTGCGACGGAAACAGCACCCCGTTTAAAATCCGATCCTGCTTTGATTAAACGTTTTCTAACCGCCTTACCCTTTCAATTAACCCAAGCACAAAAACGCGTTATCAAAGAAATTAATCAGGATATGCAAGTCACCATTCCCATGCAGCGCTTATTACAGGGAGATGTCGGTTCCGGTAAAACCGTAGTCGCCGCCTTTGCGGCATTACTTGCCATTGCTAATCATTACCAAGTCGCCTTGATGGCTCCCACCGAGCTGTTAAGTGAACAACATTATCAGCACTTTTATCGCTGGTTAGCACCCTTAGGCTTTCATGTGGTTTGTTTAAACGCCGGCTTACAAAGCAAAGCTAAGAATCAAACGCTGGCTGAAATAAAAAGCGGTAAAGCGCATATTGCTATCGGCACTCACGCTCTTTTTCAAGAAGGTGTGCAGTTTGCCAACTTAGGTTTCATCATCGTCGATGAACAACATCGGTTTGGCGTGCAACAACGTTTAGCATTATGGAAAAAAGGTCAGCAAGAAAAATTACAAGCTCATCAACTTTTTATGACCGCCACACCGATTCCGCGAACCTTAGCGATGACAAGTTTTACCGATCTAGATATTTCTTTTCTGGATGAATTACCACCCGGTCGTCTACCCGTACAAACGATAGTTCTTTCTGATCATCGCCGTTCACAAGTCATAGAAAGAGTACGAGCCACGTGTACACAACAAAAACAAGTCTATTGGGTATGCCCACTCATAGAAGAATCGGATTTACAACATTATCAAGCCGCTGAAACGACCTTCAAAACCTTAAAGGCTGATTTAACTGATCTACGCTTAGGATTGATACATGGAAGACTACCTAGCGCAGAAAAAGAACGTATTATGCGTGATTTTAAAAATGGTGAGATAGACTTATTAGTAGCTACTTCAGTCATCGAAGTCGGCGTTGATGTCAGTAGCGCTAATTTAATTGTAATAGAAAATGCCGAACGCTTAGGCTTAGCACAACTTCATCAATTGCGCGGCCGTGTAGGCCGAAGTGAAACCAAAGGTTTTTGTATTTTACTGTATCAAACGTTATCGCCATTAGCCAAAGAACGTTTAGGTATTATGCGCAATAGCAATGATGGCTTTATGATTGCGCAACGCGATTTAGAATTACGCGGTCCTGGTGAAATTTGGGGTTTGCGCCAAACCGGCTGGAAACAACTGCGTATTGCCGATCTAAAACGCGATCATGATTTAATTCCGCATGTCCTTAATCTTAGCAGCACGCTGCACACCGAATATCCCTATTTAATCGAGCCCATCATTCAACGTTGGGCAGAAAACAACGATGGCAGCTATAGCAAGGTTTAAATGAGCCTACTGCTTTTGCTAACTGTTTTATCACTGACACCTATGAGAATAAGCAGGTGGAAGATTAGCATTCATTGCACTGTTGCTAGCAACGGAATGAGGAGGATGATGATGAAAAAAATGCGGCGAATGCTGGGGCAAAACCAATGCAGGAATATCCATAGATGGCGTTACTATCCTGGTGGATGGTGCCGCTATATTCTTAATTGCTTGTTGATAATTAGGAAGTTCTGAATACAATACTGGCGCAGTAGGATATGTCGTGTAATTTTCCTTCACCTCATCGTAAAGTGGCGGTTGAAAGAAGGAGTTCTTTAATGCATTTTCTAACACCGGCAACTCTTCAGTATTTTTTTCTCTAAAACAAAATGAGAAAATTCCTATCCCCAGCTTCAGACAACCTATCACCGCAGTTATAATTCCACAAACCGCAGCAGCCATTGTCGGAATGCTAAGTAAAGCTATCCAACTGGCAACAGCTGGAAACAAACCCATAAGAACAACCATCAACGCCAAACCACCGACACCACCCCCTACAATAAGCAATAAGCCCAAAAAAATTTCCTTAAGCGATGCCTTTATATCAGATTTTATATCAGATTTTATTTCATTATTTTTATCTTTTTTTTCAGCACATCGCAGATATTCGCTCAGCATTTTGACTGATGCAACAGTTGCTTTACCAAGTTGTATTTGTTCGAAAATAGCAGTGACTAATTCACCATCGCAATTTTTCGGCAAACTAGTCAGCCCATGGCGTGCACATAAATCATTTAGAACGACTTGATGATCAAACACTTTGACATTCATATAATGTATGCATTCTGATGGGGTTATGTACAGTCCTTGCAAACCCATTAAAAAATATGCAAATTGGCTTTTTATCCGATAAGTCTTCATACTTTTCTCCTTGCAAATGAATGGCAGTATCCATTCTTCAATTAAGTACTAGATTGCCGCGCGCTTCGCGCTCGCAATGACGAGGGTTGTGGCTACACCACTCGCAATGACGAGGGTTGTGTGCTACACCACTCGCAATGACGTCAATATTCTGCGCGCTCGCAATGACGATTTAAACAGAATAACATCTTTCTGGTCTTGGATCAGTATTGTCCGTATCATACTCACGCTCGTTGTTTAATGACGAAGAATAAAAAAAATTGGGCCTATTTAAAGATGTAGTCACAGACAATGTGGGCGTTTCCACGCTCGTCGCATCTTCCAACAATACATCCTCATAGGAAGGAAGTCTGGATGCAGAAGATCCCAGATAATAAGGGTTTATTTGCCTAGGAAAAGAAAGTGATTTAAGGAAACTTATTTTTTTGATGAGTTTATTTTCTAATGAGCCTAAGGC from Rickettsiella endosymbiont of Miltochrista miniata encodes the following:
- the accB gene encoding acetyl-CoA carboxylase biotin carboxyl carrier protein → MDSEKINQLIKLLNEHGLTEIEFSEGDQSIRIKRESSPARTTLLQPSPSSGIMPPQSISAEAEVSGHKVRSPMVGTVYLAPNPDAAPFVNLGQIVKLGEVLCIVEAMKMMNQIEADKAGVIKARLVENGMPVEYNQPLFIIE
- the hemA gene encoding glutamyl-tRNA reductase, with the protein product MKLLACGINHETADLAIREQLSFNKDYLASSLRELLQDTQTEEAVILSTCHRTEFYCINGDAQTTMNWLYRHKKLPQECLKSHWYVYQQEQALRHLMRLASGLDSKILGEPQILGQIKSAYSLAYSLGSVGAHFNRLFQYVFSVSKQVRCATDITAHPVSLAFAMVTCAKQIFARLADTQVLLVGAGETVALVAKHLFAQGVRHFWIANRTPQSAEKLGKTIGGQAICLNAIPYFLAKADIIIAATSSDVPLIRKLMLEQALKERKRRPLFIADLGMPRDIESSVNELEDVYLYTLDDLHSLIQKNQQGRKAAAVKAESLIEEKVQHYLQQLKIAAAAPIICSYRQQAEQFRDAEVKKALALLAKGHEQDEVIKQLAYRLTNKLIHTPSVALSNAAKLNQKDL
- the recG gene encoding ATP-dependent DNA helicase RecG translates to MQNLGLKNPNGAHKLTLSEISCTQLLGVGPKISNYLSKCGILSLQDLLLHLPLRYENRTQLTAIKDARCGTPALISGVIHHDLHAVKSKKSFSCKLSDETGSIKLRFFHFKPKQFHQFKEGLRLLCFGEVRAKKNRFFECEMLHPDYEFLRNNNPLILPRYLTGIYPSTPGMSQRLWHKLIAQVFHLLFTHAETKLIKKQQHYFPEYLPEDLLKRIKFPSLLEALYYIHRPPADAPLEELASGRHITQQRLALEELLAHSLSVQQMKRKRATETAPRLKSDPALIKRFLTALPFQLTQAQKRVIKEINQDMQVTIPMQRLLQGDVGSGKTVVAAFAALLAIANHYQVALMAPTELLSEQHYQHFYRWLAPLGFHVVCLNAGLQSKAKNQTLAEIKSGKAHIAIGTHALFQEGVQFANLGFIIVDEQHRFGVQQRLALWKKGQQEKLQAHQLFMTATPIPRTLAMTSFTDLDISFLDELPPGRLPVQTIVLSDHRRSQVIERVRATCTQQKQVYWVCPLIEESDLQHYQAAETTFKTLKADLTDLRLGLIHGRLPSAEKERIMRDFKNGEIDLLVATSVIEVGVDVSSANLIVIENAERLGLAQLHQLRGRVGRSETKGFCILLYQTLSPLAKERLGIMRNSNDGFMIAQRDLELRGPGEIWGLRQTGWKQLRIADLKRDHDLIPHVLNLSSTLHTEYPYLIEPIIQRWAENNDGSYSKV
- the accC gene encoding acetyl-CoA carboxylase biotin carboxylase subunit; its protein translation is MLNKVVIANRGEIALRILRACKELGIQTVALHSTADVNLKHVKLADETVCIGPPPATASYLNIPAIISAAEITDAMGIHPGYGFLSENADFAERVQQSGFVFIGPEPETIRLMGDKVSAIAAMRKAKIPCVPGSEGELDNDDKKNLKIAQKIGYPVLIKAAGGGGGRGIRVVHSEAALLNAIAITRAEAQANFKNASVYLEKFLTNPRHIEIQVLGDGQGHAIHLGERDCSMQRRHQKVIEEAPAVGITEKQRHHMGELCVKACRDMNYRGAGTFEFLYEDGHFYFIEMNTRIQVEHPITEMITGVDLVVEQLHIASGEKLNYKQKQIKIRGHAIECRINAEDPKTFMPSPGTITLYHAPGGPGIRVDTPIYTGYCVPPYYDSLIGKLIAYGETREIALARLRNALDEIVIEGIQTNIAMHQALVRDANFIKGGTNIHYLEQRLAL
- the prmA gene encoding 50S ribosomal protein L11 methyltransferase, with protein sequence MTACLQLHLNTLREYTEAVSDFLENASALSITWQAIDEQSLYEPPLNSTPLWEQVKISAVFHEHTSLSTLMDALHQAFDEKIIFASHSEILANQAWERQWLQDFKPMRFGKKLWICPSTYEPPVKTAVNIRLDPGLAFGTGTHPSTALCLEWLDTHPLQEKTVIDYGCGSGILAIAAIKCGAKQLMAVDHDPQALAATRMNAEQNDISTEQLKIFFPTDFQLQEPVDIVLANILAQPLIDLATYFRSLVKPTGYCVLAGILNEQIDAVQQAYSAAGFKIIDIRHQQEWASLVGSAI